aatgggtgtttatatggggtactggggtgttggaaattgtccagttgccaggtttgaggagaataCACCAATacccttacagagagataagaagggtctgaatgcagaagaggggcttctttggtccagtcaccatgacttaggcatttcttatcttaggtgagtgactgccagggaggccttgcagggcctctgactgctacagtgacactgcagaacctcatggaaccgtgggtcagttgtgacaatgtgggtccaaggacaccatgGTGGCACTACAGAACCACagggaaccaaggggccattgtgacactgtgctgcctcatggaatcaaggagaccattgtgaactcggtgaccccaaggaaccaggggtccatggtgaccttgtgcagccgcagtgtcacagaggagctgttgtgacacagcgagggcacatggagcccaggggccattgtgacacatcagggctttgtgacattgcaagggctcatggaagcacggggccattgtgacactgcaagggctcatggaagcacggggccattgtgacactgcagaagcaaggggaacattgtgacacttcagggcctgatggaaccaaggagaccattgtgacactgtggggtcccacggaaccaagggaacatggaacaggtctggctggctgggccttctggggaccacctgacaggtccagctgaccCTGGCATGTCGAGGGCTACTTCTCATCttcccctgaagcactggggctctgggctttccttcccatgggagagaactgtccttctcctccagggaaccagggccaaaactgggatttcttctccaaatttccttatgtaaaaggattgtttccagatgaaatctgccaggagagacaggtctggctgccttgaccacccaagggttacctctcatctgcctttgaaacactgggaccgtgtgcttttctttcttatgagaaaaaacCCATCCACCTccaccaggcacccatggccaaaactgaggatctgcctccagaattccctatatccaaggatagctcccagacagaagctgccaggactgacaagtctggctggccttggcttcctgagggctgccattcatgtgcctctgaaacaccggggctctgttcttttcttcctaatgtaaataattcttcctatccaggaacccacagccaaaattgagattccacctccaaaatgccctgtgtccaaggatagcCCCTAGACGAAAGGTACCAGGAGacacaggtctggctggcttggcctaagggtgcccacctctcatcttcttccagaacacttggacttgcacttctctttcccataggaaaaaatcattcatcctgtcatggccagaactgggattccacctccaaaactccctacATCCGaggattaatgctttgagaaatggtttttgttgatttaatgacctattaaaccttttcccaaagtttctcttatcttctatgttgccagaaaggctgttttattgttttgagctcctgagaatctcttgttggtatttctccagtgcatccaactcagaggacagaacctattgtaattccttttaaatgtcccattgagagagttttttaggggatgggggtcagggcttgtgtgtcctgctgggcacagcccaggcagggctttcacagccccatcccacactccatttcccagctggagccgctggtgcctctgagttctgctgccccagccccagggacgctctccttgtctgcccattcccccagggtctctgggcagggatggcctcagtgggggctgctgacatcctcagcaacttggaggctgctgctgaattttactgctccaaaggcttcttcagccttcagctcttcagtgcaggaattcagtgccccagggctcattaacattcagaataccttaacaagccaagccctgggaatcatttaagttttcaaatctcttgtggttgattacactatatttaaaaggacagtgagaaaagatttcttcaggtcctgtttagtttttttttactcctaataaattgatgtgtgaaatctccaattgacactgaatccaagtgcctcctcatgcagttggaatagatatgaaaatcaagaccctttaTGGCTGACAATCCATCGGACTCTGTCCCTAtccccaccccaccatttcccccatccaagGCCTGGCAATCAGAGCAGCCTTGTGCAAatctgagctccctccagcccaggctgcacctgcgggtttcagctccttggctccaactcccacctgctttccttggagaaggagctgccccagacacagagggatgttcatttattgccagccaacaaagccaagggaaggcacagctccaTCAAATGCAAAAGCCATTCCTCTGCTGGCTATTAAATCCATTTTGCACAGCAGACAGCCTCAGAGCAATGGAAACAccttctgtgcccagcacagatcccaaGGTCCCCCCAAACTCTCCCTGCCCCGATTCTGCCCAGATTTGCTCTTTGCACACACGAGTCacaggctgaaggcaggagctccctccatgcccagagggaggaaaagagggaaagtggatgaagagctctcctgtgcagagccaaggtccaggtgcccctgcagtgggaaccacaactcatcaggtttgtgtcctttgggctCAGGGACTGGTgacactcagaggcacagaaaggttTCTTGCCAACAAACACAAGTTGAACATTtgaacagtttaaaaacaatcacagctcttccctcaactctctgtgatgtcccagcagcatctgacatGTCCCCTATCCCCAAGGAATTTCTGCACAGGAGCAGTTTTAGACAAAGACATAAAAGGTAATTCTGTGATAGATATAAATGTAAGTAAGGTGTTGAataatgtgatatttatttgaacTTCAGAAAGACTGCACAACTCTGTGAAGCTCAAAGCATGAAGCCAGTCAGTTGAGAGGACCTTGAATGATGAGAGAGCACCTAGAAgaggaaatctgggagcaaCAGGAAGGACATAGATTGAGCTGGTCTAGTGAACAGATTTCCTTAGAGATGGCCATTTAAACATGAGAGCTAGAAACAcctgaaggaagagggagatgATGTAATAAACAGAATATTGGTGACTCAGGAGGATGGAAAGattaatatttcttcttctcccatcaaTACACTTCCAGGAAATTCTTGTTCCTAGAGGGAAAACATTGGTCTTTCTTAAAAGTAGTGTAAGTGACccagataataaaaatgtccCTGTATAATATGAAATGTACACATATTAACACCTGTGCCCCTTTCAGGGCAGACATCAGTTGTGTGCCCAGGAACAGGCAGTGCCACTTGTGCCCTGAGGTGCCGAGCTGGGATTGGATctctcagagaggagctgagggagagcagagcaccttgcaagctgcaggtccctgccagccccgcagggctcctgtgccatcagcatctgctctgctccagtctGGAACAGGGCCCAGCACGGTGCCAGGACCATCAGAGAGCTGAGGTGTGTGCTGGAATTCCATGCTCTCCCCATGGCGCAGCAGCCgtgcatttccctgctccagccttggtctccagcacagccatggaggctctttgggctcctgagtgttcctgcagcccccaagggcagctgagctctgcctttggcacaggcagccctggccagcgcaggccatgctcagcaattccttgtctgtgcccggccttgctgccagccccagctcagcagccagggctgccaagggctggcacagaCAGAGGTTGGAGCTGACAAATGTCCTGggccccctccctgctctgtccatgccccaagggcacagagcagcctcctctcccgggctcttgcctgttttcaatgccttgcccaggcgctggccctgccccacaaggcctgggctgagtcctgcccctgcccgctcagccaggctgagatggacactgatggttcctgtgccaggctctcccagcccagcccagctccctgcaagctctgccagctgccctgagctctgggcagcaccaagggcctctccccagcacagcccagccggctctggccccacagctctgctcaggcccggctgctctgggcactgccccacggcctcagccctgccaagggcacagcagcagctgcagctcagccaggactcagccccagccatgggggaaggggcttggccaaggccaaaggagctccctggctgccctgctcccctctggctgaggtgctgagagctctgcagcccctcctgccatcccatctgcccagtccagcacaagagccccggccttggggccctgcagagctgctcctgctccaggcccagggcccatcccagagctggggcagccacaaagctgtgcccatttctgctcattgctgctctgatggggatggatcctcagCCCCTTGGAGGTTGCTgatgaattttactgctccagaggccttttctttcttgagctcttcacttcaggaattcagtgaaAAAGGCTCATAAACATTTGttcaaaataccaaaacaagaaaaaacccaTGGGAATAATTCAAGTCCTCAATTCTTCTGTGGTTAATGAGACAGATTTCAGAAGTGTATTCAAAGTGAATATACTATTTCgaaaacagagcagagagaatTGTTCTTTTCCTGTTTATAGACTGATATCAGCAATGTCCAATTTATATTTAGCCCCAGCACCTTTTAACCCTGTCTGaacagataagaaaataaagaccCTTCCTGAGTGACAATCAATAACACTTtgtccccacccctccccaccatttccctcatccaagccctggcactcagagcaactgaggaatggagtcacatccaggggtgtccccagggctcagcactggggccaggtcagtgaaatctctttattgctgatctggacggggccatcgagggcaccctcaggcagttccaggtgagcccaggctgggtgggagtgtggctgtgctggagggcaggaagctctgcagagggttctggacaggctggagccatgggcccaggacagtgggatgaggttcaccaaggccaagggccgggtcctgccctgggctcacaaccaccccaaatccctggccatgccctggccctgatccccacagcctgtcctgtttccttcatccctgcattgccagggactttctgggacaagggagctctgctctgggaatggagggagctccaagtgccaccactggagtgggaaccacaactcatcaggtttgtgtcctttgggggttaggaactggtgagactcagagccacagaaagtttctcttcatggccaacGGACCATAGTTTaacaggacacaatttaataacaGTCACGCTCTTCCCTGAGCTATGTGCAACGTCCCAGCAGTGTCTAATGATCCATCATCCATAGCTGATTTCCATACTAAAAGTGATTTTAGACAAACATGGTTCTGTGATAGATATAAAGTGAATTAAGATCTTGTTTTGGGATGCTCATTctggagtgggggaaaaacagctcaaacaattccagatttgcaaagctgtcagcGTTGGATAgagaagggaggtcaggctgATTTTGGAGTTGAGTAAATGCTGAAACCAGACTGACGcatttcatctcctcctggcctggctgatctcccctctttccccttcctcccaTTGGCTTTTGTCTCCCACCAGGCCCCctggtgaagagcctggctctgtgttctccatcccctcctcgctggcactgccagggtggGATGAGGggcccctcagccttccctgctccgggctggacaagcccagctccctcagcctctgctcacagcccaggggctccagccccaccttggaggcccttccctaaccctgctccagctgccagacatctttcctgccctggggaacccaacccaggccacagggaTCTGGATAATCCACgtccttgatgtcctggtcacaGAGCCCTGGCTCCTTTTCCccatgtcaggctctggggtggatcctgtggaacatcctttggtggaggctgtggctccagggggACCGGGGGAATaccgggggacagggaccacgctgggcatgaacagcattggacttgttgggagaaactgtgagggggagctggggcggAGTGACCAACgcagtgacctcacagagccctcctgggatgtcacacagcccctctgggaTGTCGCAGcctgctctgtgaggtcacAGCCCAATCTCTGATGTTCACACAGctggtttctgatgtcacaGCCAACTCTGCgatgtcacagccagctctgtaaTGTCACAGAGGCAGTCTTTGATGCCATAGCTGCTCAATGACCTCAGATaacccactctgtgatgtcatagccCACTCTGTGACCTCATGTTACCAGATGATAAATTTTCTCCCTGAGGTGAGCAACACCTGGAGCtttttctccaaaaccccaaGCCTATGGAAACCACACAATGCCCATTGTGTgagaaggggaactggaagttcaccagcctcagtgtcctgccagctcagccaggcccacgGGAACATTGGGGTCCatgaccaccagggaccaccagagagacccccaggacagaagaacacatgggtaaaggggaggggaaatatgttaatgattttggggaaatgattatcagatgtATGTTTAGTCCAGGACAATCAATGAATAtgtgtgcaaaatacagaatatgaacagaaactttcctgtaCTCAGCATGCTCGGCTTTGGGAGGAGCTATCCCCTGTGCATccagctgaataaagaatgctgcttcttaatgctgcactggtgttaaggagttttctgtttcaccgaatttttggtaacactccactcccaaggaaagctctgtctcctgctgttcacaaacagagaagggctggtggcagatgtgggggtcggaggctgcctggggcacagggaccatgaaataatcaagtttacaatgatctgtgaaagaaggaggggcagcaacaaaacttccacactggaattgggaagggcagactttggcctattTAGGATGCTGATTGGGGAGTACAAAATCatgtactgattttttttaatgggaagcaacccttaaaaacaaaggggtgcaggagggatggacacatttcaagaaaataatcttaagggggaagtagcagcctgtcccagtgtggcaaaagatgagctggtgaggaaaatgactgtcctggctgcccatggagtTTTTGTAGGAACTCAGGAAAGAAGAGGGTGCATTAACTTTGGACAGAAGGTCAGGCAACTTAGGAATTGTTTAAGGATGTTGTTAggtcatgcagaaaaaaagggaaagaggtGAATTCTCAATAAGAGATTATTCTGGCCACTTCtgtgaaaaagaataaaaaatgtgtCTGTGAATAAATTCATAGCAAAATGTGGTATACGGAGAACCTCTACTCTTTATTGGATGCAGTGGAAAATATAGTAACTAAAGATAAAGAAAAGGTTGAGCTACTTAACACcttgtttgtctcaattttcaATATATGGACAGGTTGTCCTTAGGACAAGatttctcctgagctggtagatgGGCTCAGGGAGtagaacagccccctgtaatccaggaggaagcagctgctgacctgctgGGCCACTCAGACGCTCACAGgtgtatgggatgggatgggatccatcctaggggcatgagggagctggtggatgagctccccaagctgctccccatcatttaccatcagtcctggctcaccagggaggtcccagagcactggaggtgccagtgtgagcccatccccaagaagggctggaaggaggatctggggaactccaggcctgtcagcctgacctcagtgcccggcaaggttatggaacagatcaccttgagtgccaccacagggcacccacaggatggccgaggggtcagagccagccagcgtggatttaagaggggcaggtcctgcctgagcaccctgatctccttttgtaaccaggtgacccacctgtgggtgtgggaaaggctgtggatgtgtccatctggacttcagcaaagccttggacactgtatctgacagcattccctggaaaagctgcagcccacggcttgggcaggttccctcctggctgggagatggaagagctggctggaggctgggcccagagaggggtggggatggtgctgcacccagctggtgtccagtccctggtgctgtccccagggatctgtgttgggcccagtcctgtttaacatcttcaccgatgatctgggggaggggatcgagcccaccatccccaaatttgcaggtgacaccaagctgggtgtgagtgtggatctgctggagggcaggacaagaagacacagccttcagctgcaccaggggaggtttaggctgcacaagaggaagaagttcttcacagaaagggtgagtgggcattggaatgggcaggccaggggggaggtggcagagtcactgtccctctccagtggcactcagtggcatggtctgggtgacaaggcggtattagggcattggttggacttggtgatcccaaaggtcttttccagcctatttgattctgtcattctgtgatgattgggacactctggggccattgtgaccctgcagggcctggtggaactaagagggcaatggtgacactgtgcagccccatagaaccagggctccattgtggtgctctggggcccaatggaaccagggagtccccgtgacactgggtcctggtggaaccacagaggccatggtgacactgcggggcctcgtgtaaccgaggggtttcaccattgtgacactgcgaaaccaaggagagcactgggagagtccagggcccagtggaaccaaggggccgttctgacactgtggggcctcatggaaccaaggggacattgtgacactgcaggaccttgtgtaaccaagaggccactgtgacactctgaGGCCtcaaggaatctggaaggccattgtgacactgtgtggcctcgTGGAAACAgggagtccattgtgacactgaggggacttgtggagccacagagagcattgtgacagtgtgggacctcatgtgaccatggggcctttgtgacaccctggggccccatggaaccaaggggcctctgtgaaactgcggcaccaacgagaacattgtgacactgtgaagccccatggaaccaaggagtccattgtcacattttggggccccatggaaatAAGGGAACCAGTCTGACAGTGCTGGGCCTGGTGTAacctggtgacactgaggggacccatggaaccaaggacatttttgcagatgacaccaagctggatgtgggtgttgatctgctggagggtaggagggctctgcacagggacctggacaggctggatccagggcccaaacccaacaaggtgaggtttaacaagcccaagtgccaggtcctgcactttggcctcaacaacccctgcagtgctacaggctggggacagaggggctggacagcagccaggcagaaagggaccagcagggactgatggacagcaggctggacatgagccagcagtgtgcccaggtggccaagaaggccaatggctcctggcctggatcaggaatggtgtgaccagcaggaccagagctgctgtgtcagcactgatctgcccccagctctgcacacagacattgctgctgcagctccagggaaggcagcaaatgggcatctctgcagaaaactctccTGGGAGATCCTTGAGTTCCTTGAAAGCCACAGagagtgcagcccctcattgacacagtctgtgggcacagggaaggtggagacaaaatgacaaatggctcaaaaattagatttattgtggacaatatgaaaaaaagtaaaacaaaggaaaaaaattccccacAACTAATTCAACAAGAAGTATCATAGATGACTTTTGTTACAAGTGATTTtcagaaattggccagcagtttaatgttcctgaaagcatccagtcatcagtctccacactgcagccttgagctcctggttcctcaggctgtagatgagggggttcagggctggagacaccaccgagtacagaactgacactgacagatccagggatggggaggacatggaggggGGCTTCAGGTAGGCAAACATGAGACTGCTGAcaaacagagagaccacggccaggtgagggaggcaggtggaaaaggctttgtgccgtccctgctcagaggggatcctcagcacagccctgaagatcgGCACATAAGACAAAaccatgaacacaaaacaaccaaatacCAAACAGGCACTAACAGCAATGAGCCCCAGTTCCCTGAGATAAGATAtagagcaggagagcttgaggatctgtgggatttcacagaagaactggcccaggctattgccatggcacaggggcagggaaaatgtattggctgtgtgcagcagtgaatagagaaaggcactggcccaggcagctgctgccatgtgggcacaagctctgctgcccaggagggtcccgtagtgcaggggtttgcagatggacacgtagcggtcgtagcacatgatggtcaggaggaaatactctgatccaagaaagaagataagcagaaaaacctgagcagcacatcctgtgtaggagatggtgctggtgtcccagagggaattgtgcagggctttggggacagtggtgcagatggagcccaggtcgctgagggccaggttgagcaggaagaagaacatgggcgtgtgcaggtggtggctgCAGGCTATGgtgctgatgatgaggccgttgcccaggagggcagccagggagatgcccaggaagaggcagaagtgcaggagctgtagctgccgcgtgtctgccagtgccagcaggaggaagtggctgatggagctgctgttggacatttgctgtggctgcacatgggcacctgttcatggagaaaggacagtgaagAGTTAGAGGAGATACCTGTAACCAAAATCAAAGCCATTTCCCACACACCCTCCTCTGGAGCACACTCAGACACAATTTTGTGTTTAAGAGTTATGTGGTTTTTGTTATAAGCTCCGCAATATTTTTCCTAGTAGTCTTGGATATCAAAATCTTCGtatttctgcttcccccagggAGAACAGAGTAATTTCTCTTAGGCAAAGTGCTGAGAGAAATATGAGGGGAGATGGTCTGTCATTCTGACCTGTTCAGAGTTTCTCTGGGCTCTAACCTTTCTCAGGAGGAGGGTGATCACCTTCCCACGCTTCCCCTAAAATGTTACCAGGcactgctgagagcagatggATCCGCCCCAGCCCATTTGTAGCCAAGGACTCACGTTGCTCATTTCAcaaacccagcagcattttcagtgtcacaacacctcttcctttccccatcaATCTTATAACTCAGAGATGCTCTAGGACAGGTTTGCACCCTGCATTGAAGCTCCCAGCTTGGACTGAAATCTCAGAGAGACttccaagtgtccttctgatggcactggatgaagggagatgcagctccttccctggctgcactgccagcattgcccagagccgggcactggggacagctgtgtcaccctgagccagctgtgccccctgtcatagcccccagtgccgggcagctgctcccagccctgtgctctgcagagggaactgggcccggggctgcagagctgccccacggctctgctgcagctctgcctgcacaggaggggctgcacgccTTGGAGCCAtggccctgagggcagaggcttggctgggggacaggagggagggggcttgtgcagagggaagggctgcactggaggggatCCTCTGGGCATCTCTAAACTCTCCCTGCCAGAGCATTTCTcgcttttgttttctctccttccctgatctcTCTGgtcctggagattttcctcctgcaggtgtttccctgtgcctgatctctctgtgccagcactcccagaccccaaatctctgtggactctccttggcctgacagaaccctgcctgtttgcaggacactggctgggggcaggttctgtttgcagcttggagaaaggacagctcagactgagcctgatggctccagcaatggtgatgctgctgctgtccatgggcagagtggctgaaagcACATTAGGGATATCCTGTGAACCTGTTGATCACTAAAATAACAGTTTGGATATCTCATGCACTTGTCAAAATTCATAAACCACCATTAATATTTACCCCCTTTCCTGTCACTCTCCAATAATAGGAAACCGAATAAAAAGTCTTAGgaaatttcctcctttttatcaAAATCTTTGTCTTGGAAAAATTCTATGAGTGATCAGAACCCCTCAGCATCTCAGAGCTTTATGAACATTTCACCCGCCAtgcaccagaaatgctcagagttgtactcacagggtctgtgggcattgggatgttccagctttaggagatcactccaggagctgcagctgcattgtcctgcagccagaggttcctgtgccaagggctggcagtgattctgccccaggcacttctcagccccttcccagccctgactgattgaagctctctgtgcctctgtgctgtgcctgggctggctgcaggcagtgccccagccctgctgggctgggagaagagctgctcatcaagagaaatgtgcttttgaagctctccttggttaccaggatcaccctctgtgccaggagcccggcccagctcagcagcacagacacagcacaaggactttaatgaccctctgtGGCTTTGTGCTCagccctgaacatcaggccctgagagggagctgaagaaacctctccagaactccaagtcagaatccaactccaaagtttcttggacttttaatgggtcccactgagggacacgactgagaaagtgtccccaggccccaggcagagcagagaactggaggcactgatgacaggtgggcacaaagagaagccaagtcttggtgccc
The DNA window shown above is from Taeniopygia guttata chromosome 37, bTaeGut7.mat, whole genome shotgun sequence and carries:
- the LOC140681584 gene encoding olfactory receptor 14J1-like, translated to MSNSSSISHFLLLALADTRQLQLLHFCLFLGISLAALLGNGLIISTIACSHHLHTPMFFFLLNLALSDLGSICTTVPKALHNSLWDTSTISYTGCAAQVFLLIFFLGSEYFLLTIMCYDRYVSICKPLHYGTLLGSRACAHMAAAAWASAFLYSLLHTANTFSLPLCHGNSLGQFFCEIPQILKLSCSISYLRELGLIAVSACLVFGCFVFMVLSYVPIFRAVLRIPSEQGRHKAFSTCLPHLAVVSLFVSSLMFAYLKPPSMSSPSLDLSVSVLYSVVSPALNPLIYSLRNQELKAAVWRLMTGCFQEH